A segment of the Butyrivibrio fibrisolvens genome:
ACACTCAATGATCTATAGCGTTGAAGTTACAGCGATATTTACACTTCTTGGTATGATCGTTTGTACATGTGCAGCATATCCTCTTTCAAGGAAAAGACTTAAAGGAAGAGCAGTGATCACATTCCTTCTGATGATCCCTATGTACTTTAGTGCAGGTAATCTTCCTACATACCTTTTGTATAGTGATCTACATCTTCTGAATAAGATGTGGGTTCTGATATTGCCACTTATCTATTCTGCATACAACATGCTTATCATGAAAAACTACTTTATCTCCAATATACCGGATGAACTTGAAGAGTCAGCTTTTCTTGATGGAGCTACTAACTTTCAGATCCTGTTCAAGATAGTGCTTCCACTTTCAAAGCCTATCCTTGCAACACTAACACTTTTCTATGCAGTAGGTCGTTGGAATGCATATGGCGACAATATGTACTATATCAGAGACAACAACTTAAAAATGGCACAGTACAAATTATACGAAATGATCTTAAATGCTCAGGAAGCAGCATCTACAGCTCTTACAGAAGCTACTAATGTAACATCAACACCTGAAGTACTTCAGGCAGCATCAGTAATGTTTGTAACAGTACCGATCATTATCATCTATCCTTTCGTTCAGAAATACTTTGTAAAAGGAACTATGGTCGGCGCGGTAAAAGGTTGAATTAAAAATACAACGGTGCTCCAAGCACCGGGTAAAATGCAACTATATAAGGAGGGTTTATATGAAAAAGAACATGCTTAAAAGAAGTCTTGCACTTGCGATGAGTAGTGCGATGGTCATGGGGGCACTTACAGGCTGCTCAGACGCTTCTACGCAGCAGGGACAGACAGATGGTACTCAGCAGTCAGGAACTACTGATGACAAGAAGACAGATACATCTTCTTCATCAGGCGGCGGTGAGACTGCAAGCGTTGAGGGCGCAGGCATTGACAGTTGGCAGCCATTTGCAGACAATGTAAAACTTCAGATCCCTGTATATGACAGAGGTGGCGAAGTAGATGTTACTAACAACTACTGGACACAGTGGATACAGACAAACTTTGGTGACAAGTACAATATCACAGTTGAGTTTGTAGCTATTCCTCGTGGTGACGTTCTTAATGCATATGCAAACCTTGCTAATGCACAGGATCTTCCTACAATCCTTATGGAATACGACTTCCCTAAGCAGGCGCAGTGGGCTGATGACGGATATCTTCAGGAACTCGATCTTGAGAAACTTAAAACAGTAGCTCCAAACTACTATGCAATGATGGAAGAGCAGGGCAACCTTGACTATACAGATCTTAATGACACAACATATTTTGCTCTTGCAGAGAGACCTTATTCACAGAATACATACAACTATGTAACCTTCTATCGTCAGGACTGGCTTGATCAGTTGGGTCTTGAGTATCCTACAACATGGGAAGATACACTTAAAGTATATGCAGCTATCAAGGAAGCAGGTCTTGCTGAGTATCCTGCAGGAGGAACTAAGATCTCAGGCGCTGGCGTAGACCAGAACTATGGCTACAGATCAAATCCTCAGGATGAGTATGAGTGGGCTACAACAGGTGATTATGCAATCCCTGCACTTTCTACAGAGGCTCAGAAGAATCTTCTTAAGAGAAGAAATGAACTTTACAACCTTGGATATTTCAATCCTGACTTTACACAGAGAGAAGCAGCTGATGGCGAAGCTGATTTCATCGCAGGTAACGCATTTACATATTCAGCATACATTGCTCCTTCAATCTCAGTTCTTGATTCTTTCTATGAGACTAACCCTGATGCACACCTTTCAATCGCTGTTTGCCCAGGTCTTATAGAGGATACAGGTTCAGACGGAATTTCTACAACTAACGCATATCGTCCTAACAACAACTTCGGTATGATGATCGGCTTCTCAGCTCTTGCATCTGATGACGAGATCACAGCAGCTATGATGTACATGGAATGGATGCTTGCAGGTGAAGTTGATGGAACAAGTGCTCTTTTCACAATGCAGTATGGTATTGAAGGTGAGACATTTGAGTATGACGAGAACAACTACCCTGTAATCACTAACAATACAGAGGGTGAGTACGCTATGGCCAACAACAATAAAGACTATTGGTGCGTAGCTGTTGAGTCCAAGACTCTTGGCACTATCGAAGATGATATCAAGCTCAACATGCCTGTTAATTATCCTGATTCTGACGAGTGGTATCAGCAGATCCTTGATAACTATAAGGGAATGGAATCAATGGTTGACAGCGGTGTTATCCAGCCTGACTGTAACTTCGCAGTAACACTTACATCTGTAACAGATAACCAGGAAGCTCTCCTTGGCCTTTATGAAGAGTTTGCTTCAAAGCTTACAGTTGCTTCCGAAGATGAGTTTGATACACTTTATGAGCAGTTCAAACAGGAATACCTTGATGCAGGATATCAGGCAATCATCGATGAAAGAGGACAGGCTTACAATGATGGAATGACCTCCAAGATGAAATAATTCATCTTTGTGACAATCACATATCCTTTTTAAGCGGATCCCCGAGCATACTCCGCGGAGCAGCCCGGGGATTCATTAAAAATAATTAAAGCGGAGAAAAGATAAATGACAGTACTTGATTTTGACAAAAAAGTTATTGAAGACACAATGGATCACATAGTTGATAAGACCATGAACATGGATCTTACATGGGACTGGCCTTGCGGAGTTGCATATTATGGCATAGCCAAAGCTTATGAAGTCACAGGTAAAAAAGAATACCTTGATGTTTTAAAAGCAAGGATAGATGAATATGTAGATGACCTGGGACTTCCTAAGGTGTGGACTGTTAATACATGCGCTATGGGTCACTGCCTTATAACTTTATACGATGCAACAGGGGATAAAAAATACTGGGATATCGTAATGAGTAAGGTGGATTATCTGGAAAATGAAGCCTTAAGATTTGGTGATAACGTACTTCAGCATACTGTATCAGCTAATAATGATTTCCCTGAACAGTGCTGGGCAGATACTCTTTTCATGGCAGCTTTTTTCCTTTTAAGAGTTGGTGTTCATGAAAAGGATGAAGAGCTGATAGATGATGCGCTTAATCAGTACTATTGGCATATCAAATATCTTCAGAACAAAGAGACGGGCTTTTACTATCACGGTTATAACAATATTTCCAAAGATCATATGTCAGGTTTTTATTGGGGAAGAGCTAATGCATGGGCTGCTTTTACCATGTCACAGGTAGGTCATATTCTTCCTGAAGCATATCTGTATCCGCAGTTTCTGGATATAGTCGGATCTTTAAATGAGCAGCTTTCAGCACTTAAAACTGTTCAGACAGAAAACGGATTATGGAGGACTATACTTGATGATCCCGAGTCATATGAAGAGATATCAGCTTCTGCAGGTATTGCAGCTGCGATGCTCTCTAAAGGCAATCCGCTTCATATCAAATATATAAATAAATCGATAAAAGGTATACTTGCAAATGTTTCTCCTGAAGGCAGAGTTATGAACGTTTCAGGCGGAACAGCAGTCATGAAAGACAGGGATGGATATAGAAACATTAGCAGAGACTGGAT
Coding sequences within it:
- a CDS encoding extracellular solute-binding protein, yielding MKKNMLKRSLALAMSSAMVMGALTGCSDASTQQGQTDGTQQSGTTDDKKTDTSSSSGGGETASVEGAGIDSWQPFADNVKLQIPVYDRGGEVDVTNNYWTQWIQTNFGDKYNITVEFVAIPRGDVLNAYANLANAQDLPTILMEYDFPKQAQWADDGYLQELDLEKLKTVAPNYYAMMEEQGNLDYTDLNDTTYFALAERPYSQNTYNYVTFYRQDWLDQLGLEYPTTWEDTLKVYAAIKEAGLAEYPAGGTKISGAGVDQNYGYRSNPQDEYEWATTGDYAIPALSTEAQKNLLKRRNELYNLGYFNPDFTQREAADGEADFIAGNAFTYSAYIAPSISVLDSFYETNPDAHLSIAVCPGLIEDTGSDGISTTNAYRPNNNFGMMIGFSALASDDEITAAMMYMEWMLAGEVDGTSALFTMQYGIEGETFEYDENNYPVITNNTEGEYAMANNNKDYWCVAVESKTLGTIEDDIKLNMPVNYPDSDEWYQQILDNYKGMESMVDSGVIQPDCNFAVTLTSVTDNQEALLGLYEEFASKLTVASEDEFDTLYEQFKQEYLDAGYQAIIDERGQAYNDGMTSKMK
- a CDS encoding glycoside hydrolase family 88 protein, whose amino-acid sequence is MTVLDFDKKVIEDTMDHIVDKTMNMDLTWDWPCGVAYYGIAKAYEVTGKKEYLDVLKARIDEYVDDLGLPKVWTVNTCAMGHCLITLYDATGDKKYWDIVMSKVDYLENEALRFGDNVLQHTVSANNDFPEQCWADTLFMAAFFLLRVGVHEKDEELIDDALNQYYWHIKYLQNKETGFYYHGYNNISKDHMSGFYWGRANAWAAFTMSQVGHILPEAYLYPQFLDIVGSLNEQLSALKTVQTENGLWRTILDDPESYEEISASAGIAAAMLSKGNPLHIKYINKSIKGILANVSPEGRVMNVSGGTAVMKDRDGYRNISRDWMQGWGQGLALAFFAGLLEYENLRSDGAL
- a CDS encoding carbohydrate ABC transporter permease, which codes for MDTAVFKGGKIMAGKRKDKDNDISAGGSRAISKFHVSDIVIIFIIGILSLTCLLPFWHVAVKSISSNAAVAAKSVYLWPVDITWDAYRSIVEDGSMTHSMIYSVEVTAIFTLLGMIVCTCAAYPLSRKRLKGRAVITFLLMIPMYFSAGNLPTYLLYSDLHLLNKMWVLILPLIYSAYNMLIMKNYFISNIPDELEESAFLDGATNFQILFKIVLPLSKPILATLTLFYAVGRWNAYGDNMYYIRDNNLKMAQYKLYEMILNAQEAASTALTEATNVTSTPEVLQAASVMFVTVPIIIIYPFVQKYFVKGTMVGAVKG